In Castanea sativa cultivar Marrone di Chiusa Pesio chromosome 6, ASM4071231v1, a single window of DNA contains:
- the LOC142639485 gene encoding uncharacterized protein LOC142639485: MAWIDNPVIKFSKEDARRLQHLHDDALVVNIWVGDYNTHRVLIDNGSSADILYYSAFQQMRIDRERLVPTNAPLVGFRGTRVFPLGVVTLTITVGDYPQQITKNIAFLVVGCSFAYNAIIGWPTFNSWKAVTSTYHLMIKSPTDYGVGELRGDQVAARECYIAMMEMVDHLQAMNIEEHRTVVEPVERLEEILLDDS, encoded by the coding sequence ATGGCATGGATCGACAATCCTgtcatcaaattttcaaaagaagatGCGCGACGTCTCCAACACCTACACGACGATGCACTCGTCGTTAACATTTGGGTAGGGGACTACAACACACACAGAGTCCTAATTGACAATGGCAGCTCAGCCGACATCCTCTACTACTCAGCGTTCCAGCAGATGAGGATTGACAGAGAGCGACTAGTTCCGACGAACGCTCCGCTAGTTGGTTTTAGAGGAACAAGGGTATTCCCCCTTGGCGTCGTCACTTTGACCATAACGGTAGGTGACTACCCCCAGCAGATCACTAAGAACATAGCATTCCTTGTGGTCGGCTGCTCGTTTGCTTACAACGCCATTATAGGATGGCCTACCTTCAATTCGTGGAAGGCTGTAACCTCGACCTACCATTTAATGATCAAATCCCCTACTGACTATGGAGTAGGAGAACTGCGAGGAGATCAGGTGGCTGCACGCGAGTGCTACATAGCTATGATGGAAATGGTCGACCACCTCCaggccatgaacatagaagaacaTCGGACAGTGGTAGAGCCCGTTGAAAGACTTGAAGAGATACTTCTTGACGATTCCTGA
- the LOC142639486 gene encoding uncharacterized protein LOC142639486 produces the protein MGISRERLVPMNAPLVGFGGTKVYPLGVVTLSVTVRDYPQQVTKDVVFLVVDCSSAYNAILGQPTLNAWKIVTSTYHLMVKFPIEYRVGELCENQVVARECYIAMMEMDDHLQAISVEEQ, from the coding sequence atggggattaGTAGAGAACGACTGGTCCCAATGAATgcaccccttgttggctttggagggACAAAGGTCTATCCTTTGGGAGTCGTCACGTTGTCTGTGACGGTCAGGGATTACCCACAACAAGTAACCAAGGATGTAGTTTTCCTTGTGGTCGACTGCTCTTCTGCTTATAACGCCATCCTTGGACagcccactctcaatgcatggaagatTGTTACCTCGACCTACCATCTAATGGTCAAATTTCCCATCGAATACAGAGTTGGAGAGCTGTGCGAAAATCAGGTAGTTGCACGGGAATGCTACatcgccatgatggaaatggatgatcACCTACAAGCAATAAGCGTCGAGGAACAGTGA